In Amycolatopsis jiangsuensis, the following proteins share a genomic window:
- a CDS encoding cytochrome P450, which translates to MTSTVPVPHGLPTERDAGPFDPPRDLTRLREFRPVSPLVFPDGHEGWLVTGYEELRQLLADTRFSSRQDLGVLHIPYEAPGMPMPTEPSPQEPGLFLSMDPPDHSRMRRKLAGAFTVRRMKQLEERIIAITERQLDHLAALTPPVDLVTEFALPVPSLVICELLGVPYADHPGFQADSARFLEKDIALDDKLAAYGSLLTYLTELVTRKRAEPGDDLLSDLARHEDLTVEELTGAAFLLLLAGHETTANMLSLGTFALLEHPARLAELRADPELLPNAVEELMRYLSVVDVNYRYATEDLELGGETIGKGSTVVISLLAANRDPRRFADPDTLDFHRAARGHLSFGHGVHQCLGQQLARIEMRAGFGGLLRRFPALRLAVPAHEVKLRTDMNIYGVHALPVTWPESAA; encoded by the coding sequence ATGACCAGCACGGTTCCTGTCCCGCACGGCCTGCCGACGGAGCGCGACGCCGGCCCCTTCGATCCGCCGCGCGACCTCACGCGGCTGCGCGAGTTCCGTCCGGTCAGCCCGCTGGTGTTCCCGGACGGGCACGAGGGCTGGCTCGTCACCGGGTACGAGGAGCTGCGGCAGCTGCTCGCCGACACCCGGTTCAGCTCCCGTCAGGACCTCGGTGTCCTGCACATTCCCTACGAAGCCCCCGGCATGCCGATGCCGACCGAACCGTCCCCGCAGGAGCCGGGGCTGTTCCTCAGCATGGACCCGCCGGACCACTCCCGGATGCGGCGCAAGCTCGCCGGCGCCTTCACGGTCCGGCGGATGAAGCAGCTCGAAGAGCGGATCATCGCCATCACCGAACGGCAGCTGGACCACCTCGCAGCGCTGACGCCGCCCGTCGACCTGGTCACGGAGTTCGCGCTGCCGGTGCCCTCCCTGGTGATCTGCGAACTGCTCGGCGTGCCCTACGCGGACCATCCGGGATTCCAGGCCGACTCCGCGAGGTTCCTGGAGAAAGACATCGCTCTCGACGACAAGCTGGCCGCGTACGGTTCGCTGCTCACCTATCTCACCGAACTCGTCACGCGCAAACGTGCCGAACCCGGCGACGACCTCCTGTCCGATCTGGCCCGCCACGAGGACCTGACCGTCGAGGAGCTGACCGGCGCCGCCTTCCTGCTGCTGCTCGCCGGGCACGAAACGACCGCCAACATGCTGTCGCTGGGCACTTTCGCGCTCCTGGAGCACCCCGCGCGGCTGGCCGAACTGCGCGCCGACCCGGAACTGCTGCCCAACGCCGTCGAAGAACTGATGCGCTACCTGTCCGTGGTCGACGTCAACTACCGTTACGCCACCGAGGATCTCGAACTCGGCGGGGAAACGATCGGCAAGGGCTCGACCGTCGTCATCTCCCTGCTGGCCGCCAACCGTGATCCCCGCCGGTTCGCCGATCCGGACACTCTCGACTTCCACCGCGCGGCCCGCGGCCACCTGTCCTTCGGGCACGGCGTGCACCAGTGCCTCGGCCAGCAGCTGGCCCGCATCGAGATGCGTGCCGGGTTCGGCGGGCTGCTGCGCCGGTTCCCGGCACTGCGGCTCGCCGTGCCCGCCCACGAGGTGAAGCTCCGCACCGACATGAACATCTACGGGGTACACGCACTGCCCGTCACCTGGCCGGAGTCCGCTGCCTAG
- a CDS encoding phosphotransferase, whose product MIPDWLPAWCRHRLGAAPSEVLFQRWQVSAVFGLRLADGAEVVVKARADGGRAATCVAVQEVLADRGFPCARPRTPVCTVGSLAVHAEEYRPGGDVLDGDSPDVATRYARVFARLMAELAGVSAPPPLPSPRWVRWDHGGPGLWPSISFLDEREQSAVPAYVVDTAARVRRRLLAAELPRVLGHGDFEAQNLRWQDGQIRTVHDWDSLAWQPEAALAGAASGAFASAGPPTLAPIDSSAAFLESYQDARGRRFTAVEKEIAWAAGLWPAVHNARWEALHGDEPRCGTALREQAAERLRRARS is encoded by the coding sequence GTGATCCCGGACTGGCTGCCTGCCTGGTGCCGGCACCGACTGGGCGCCGCACCCAGCGAGGTGCTTTTCCAGCGGTGGCAGGTCTCCGCGGTGTTCGGCCTCCGGCTGGCCGACGGCGCCGAGGTCGTGGTGAAGGCCCGCGCCGACGGCGGACGGGCCGCCACTTGCGTCGCCGTGCAGGAAGTGCTGGCGGACCGCGGTTTCCCGTGCGCCCGCCCGCGCACGCCGGTGTGCACGGTCGGGTCGCTGGCCGTGCACGCCGAGGAGTACCGGCCGGGCGGGGACGTGCTGGACGGGGATTCGCCGGACGTGGCGACGCGGTACGCGCGGGTGTTCGCCCGGCTGATGGCCGAGCTGGCCGGCGTGAGCGCGCCGCCACCGCTGCCGAGCCCGCGCTGGGTGCGGTGGGACCACGGCGGTCCCGGGCTGTGGCCGTCGATCTCGTTCCTCGACGAACGCGAGCAGAGCGCCGTGCCCGCGTACGTTGTCGACACCGCCGCGCGCGTCCGCCGGCGGCTGCTGGCGGCGGAGCTGCCGAGGGTGCTCGGCCACGGCGACTTCGAGGCGCAGAACCTCCGCTGGCAGGACGGGCAGATCCGGACGGTGCACGACTGGGACAGCCTGGCCTGGCAGCCGGAAGCCGCGCTGGCCGGGGCGGCTTCCGGCGCGTTCGCCAGCGCCGGACCGCCCACGCTGGCGCCGATCGACAGCTCCGCCGCGTTCCTGGAGTCCTATCAGGACGCACGCGGTCGCCGGTTCACCGCTGTGGAGAAGGAAATCGCGTGGGCGGCCGGCCTGTGGCCCGCCGTCCACAATGCCAGGTGGGAAGCCCTGCACGGCGACGAACCGCGCTGCGGCACCGCGCTGCGGGAGCAGGCGGCCGAACGGCTCCGGCGGGCGCGGTCGTAG
- a CDS encoding helix-turn-helix transcriptional regulator, giving the protein MTSASAADARLSDLARLRRVRDRIDREYAQPLDVESLARGVHLSAGHLSRQFRLAYGESPYSYLMTRRIERAMALLRASELSVTEVCFAVGCSSLGTFSTRFTELVGVPPSVYRREQAQATEGMPACVAKQVTRPIRNREAPLPGRA; this is encoded by the coding sequence GTGACCAGTGCTTCGGCCGCCGATGCCCGGCTCAGCGACCTCGCCCGGCTGCGTCGCGTCCGCGACCGGATCGATCGGGAGTACGCCCAGCCGCTCGACGTCGAATCGCTGGCCCGGGGCGTGCACCTGTCGGCGGGGCATCTCAGCCGGCAGTTCCGGCTGGCCTACGGAGAGTCACCGTATTCGTACTTGATGACCCGTCGCATCGAGCGCGCGATGGCGTTGCTGCGGGCGAGCGAGCTGAGCGTCACCGAGGTCTGTTTCGCGGTCGGTTGCTCGTCGCTGGGCACCTTCAGCACCCGGTTCACCGAACTCGTCGGCGTGCCGCCGAGCGTCTACCGGCGGGAGCAGGCGCAGGCGACCGAGGGCATGCCGGCCTGCGTCGCCAAGCAGGTCACCAGACCGATCAGGAATCGAGAAGCGCCGCTGCCGGGCCGCGCATAG
- a CDS encoding pyridoxamine 5'-phosphate oxidase family protein produces MATIRAVDELEQTVGNRSLPVMMKSIPRLDPHCVALLAHAPVAALGYVANGGRMRAGLVGGAAGFAAPETPSRLRLPVPADAVPGTGASLLVLVPGWRETLRVNGTVDREGLAVEEAFLHCGKAVIRSGLWASGDLAGDGEAGTVGVEEEGPAVGPAAAAFLAAASFAVIASRDGAGLADASPKGDPPGLVRLVGPTTVAIADRPGNRRTDTFHNVLDDPEVALVVVVPGDERTVELRGTATISTDPALRESMAERRSTPKVVLLVEVSHARLAHNPALREARLWDACGHVDPAELPKPAVIWRDHLAQGEAERDQAAEDAMEAGLELDYQQNLY; encoded by the coding sequence ATGGCGACGATCCGCGCGGTGGACGAGTTGGAACAGACCGTCGGGAACCGGTCGCTGCCGGTGATGATGAAGTCCATTCCCCGGCTCGACCCGCACTGCGTCGCCCTGCTCGCGCATGCTCCGGTGGCTGCGTTGGGATACGTGGCGAACGGCGGACGGATGCGGGCCGGGCTGGTCGGCGGTGCCGCGGGGTTCGCGGCGCCGGAGACCCCGTCGCGGCTGCGGCTGCCGGTGCCCGCGGACGCAGTGCCCGGGACCGGCGCCTCGCTGCTGGTGCTGGTTCCCGGATGGCGCGAGACGTTGCGCGTCAACGGCACGGTGGACCGCGAGGGCCTGGCGGTCGAGGAGGCCTTCCTGCACTGCGGCAAGGCGGTGATCCGCTCGGGACTGTGGGCCTCCGGTGACTTGGCGGGTGACGGGGAAGCCGGAACCGTCGGTGTCGAAGAGGAAGGACCGGCCGTGGGACCGGCCGCGGCCGCGTTCCTGGCTGCCGCATCGTTCGCGGTGATCGCCTCCCGGGACGGTGCCGGGCTGGCCGACGCGAGCCCGAAGGGCGACCCGCCCGGGCTGGTCCGGTTGGTCGGGCCGACCACGGTGGCGATCGCCGACCGGCCGGGCAACCGGCGTACCGACACGTTCCACAACGTGCTGGACGACCCCGAGGTGGCGCTGGTCGTGGTCGTCCCGGGCGACGAACGCACGGTGGAACTGCGCGGTACCGCGACGATCAGCACCGACCCCGCGCTGCGGGAGTCGATGGCCGAGCGCAGGAGCACCCCGAAGGTGGTCCTGCTGGTCGAGGTTTCGCACGCGAGGCTCGCGCACAACCCGGCGCTGCGCGAAGCCCGGCTGTGGGACGCGTGCGGGCACGTCGATCCCGCGGAGCTGCCCAAGCCGGCGGTGATCTGGCGCGACCACCTCGCACAGGGCGAAGCGGAGCGCGACCAGGCCGCGGAGGACGCGATGGAGGCCGGTCTCGAACTGGACTACCAGCAGAACCTGTACTGA
- a CDS encoding MOSC domain-containing protein, with amino-acid sequence MPRLLSPNVGMPKDVSWQGRTVHTGIFKYPVEGSRMVRRLNVGGDGQGDRAGHGGEIRAVLVYQRESYEHWRTHLGRDDLEYGQFGENFTVDGPSDDEVRIGDRYRIGEAEFEVTQPRVTCFRVGLRIGEPELPALLVSHRRPGFYLRVLTEGRVRAGDEIVRTHTGRMSVTEIDALLYLPDRDPERLREAAELPALSPGWRASFRDLLDTPAEAGKSEGWTGFRPLRVTRIAPESTTVTSLHLAAPEDDPLPRPEPGQYLTVRVPVGVRNYSLSAASEREYRISVKRDGVVSTYLHTEVAVGSTLDVAAPRGEFVLAEAESTPVVLLSAGVGVTSVLAMLRALVASGSKREVHWVHTARSAAEHAFAAEVRALLAKLENGREYLFHTAPEPPAHPCRLTRETLATLGLPSTATAYLCGPDGFMTEMRAALAGLGLADDRIHSELFGTRPAINPGIAEVVHNPPHQPPGPAGDGPEITFARSGLTVPWSERYGSVLELAEACAVPTRWACRSGVCHTCVTPVLSGTVRNRPEPLEPAPAGSTLVCCARPGSDLVLDL; translated from the coding sequence ATGCCCCGCCTGCTGTCGCCGAACGTCGGAATGCCGAAGGACGTGTCCTGGCAGGGCCGGACCGTGCACACCGGGATTTTCAAGTACCCCGTCGAGGGATCGCGGATGGTCCGCAGGCTCAACGTCGGCGGCGACGGGCAGGGTGACCGCGCCGGACACGGCGGCGAGATCCGCGCCGTGCTGGTCTACCAGCGCGAATCCTACGAGCACTGGCGTACCCACCTCGGCCGCGATGACCTGGAGTATGGCCAGTTCGGCGAGAACTTCACCGTCGACGGGCCGAGTGACGACGAGGTGCGCATCGGCGACCGCTACCGGATCGGCGAGGCCGAGTTCGAGGTCACCCAGCCGCGGGTGACCTGCTTCCGGGTCGGTCTGCGCATCGGCGAGCCGGAGCTGCCCGCACTGCTGGTCTCGCACCGCCGGCCGGGCTTCTACCTGCGGGTGCTCACCGAGGGCCGGGTGCGGGCAGGTGACGAGATCGTGCGGACGCACACCGGCCGGATGAGCGTCACCGAAATCGACGCGTTGCTCTACCTGCCCGACCGGGATCCCGAGCGGCTGCGTGAGGCGGCGGAGCTGCCCGCGCTCAGCCCGGGGTGGCGCGCATCGTTCCGCGATCTGCTCGATACGCCGGCAGAAGCCGGGAAATCCGAAGGCTGGACCGGATTCCGGCCGCTGCGGGTCACCCGGATCGCGCCGGAGAGCACCACGGTCACGTCACTGCATCTGGCCGCCCCCGAGGACGATCCGTTGCCACGTCCGGAGCCGGGCCAGTACCTCACGGTGCGCGTACCGGTCGGGGTGCGGAACTACTCGCTGTCCGCGGCGTCCGAGCGGGAGTACCGGATCAGCGTGAAGCGCGATGGTGTCGTGAGCACCTATCTGCACACCGAGGTAGCGGTCGGGAGCACCCTCGACGTCGCGGCGCCGCGGGGTGAGTTCGTGCTGGCGGAGGCTGAATCGACACCCGTGGTCCTGCTTTCCGCCGGCGTCGGCGTGACGTCGGTGCTCGCCATGCTGCGCGCGCTCGTGGCCTCGGGCAGCAAGCGCGAGGTCCACTGGGTGCACACCGCCCGTTCCGCCGCCGAACACGCCTTCGCCGCGGAGGTCCGCGCGCTGCTGGCCAAGCTGGAAAACGGCCGTGAGTACCTCTTCCACACCGCGCCCGAACCACCGGCGCACCCGTGCCGGCTCACCCGGGAAACCCTCGCCACGCTCGGTCTTCCCAGCACCGCGACGGCCTACCTGTGCGGCCCCGACGGGTTCATGACCGAAATGCGGGCCGCGCTGGCCGGGCTGGGCCTGGCCGACGACCGCATCCACAGCGAGCTTTTCGGCACTCGTCCGGCGATCAACCCGGGAATCGCGGAGGTCGTGCACAACCCACCACACCAGCCGCCGGGCCCGGCGGGCGACGGGCCGGAGATCACGTTCGCCCGCAGCGGCCTCACCGTGCCGTGGAGCGAGCGTTACGGATCGGTCCTCGAACTGGCCGAAGCCTGTGCCGTCCCGACCCGCTGGGCCTGCCGCTCCGGCGTCTGCCACACCTGCGTGACACCGGTGCTGTCCGGCACTGTCCGCAACCGGCCCGAGCCGCTGGAACCCGCGCCGGCGGGCAGCACGCTCGTCTGCTGCGCGCGGCCCGGTTCGGACCTCGTCCTCGACCTGTGA
- a CDS encoding VOC family protein has protein sequence MDITIASSFLPQNDPEAATAFYRDTLGFEIRKDVGYNGLHWITVGPPGQPETSIVLFPPEATPGITDEERATITEMMAKGTYGTLLLATKDLDGAFERLQAGAAEVVQEPTEQPYGVRDCAFRDPAGNLLRIQETR, from the coding sequence ATGGACATCACGATTGCTTCGAGCTTCCTCCCGCAGAACGACCCCGAGGCCGCGACCGCGTTCTATCGCGACACCCTCGGCTTCGAAATCCGCAAGGACGTCGGCTACAACGGACTGCACTGGATCACCGTCGGCCCGCCCGGTCAGCCGGAGACCTCCATCGTGCTGTTCCCGCCGGAGGCCACGCCCGGCATCACCGACGAGGAACGCGCCACCATCACCGAGATGATGGCCAAGGGCACCTACGGCACGCTGCTGCTGGCGACCAAGGACCTCGACGGTGCGTTCGAACGGCTGCAGGCCGGTGCCGCCGAGGTCGTCCAGGAGCCGACCGAGCAGCCCTACGGCGTCCGCGACTGCGCGTTCCGCGACCCGGCGGGCAATCTGCTGCGCATCCAGGAAACCCGCTGA
- a CDS encoding ATP-binding cassette domain-containing protein — protein MTTARKKDAQTSEPHAADSHDLIRVLGARVNNLKDVSVEIPKRRLTVFTGVSGSGKSSLVFGTVAAESQRLINETYSAFVQGFMPNLARPEVDVLDGLTTAIIVDQQRMGSDPRSTVGTATDANAMLRILFSRLGKPHIGSQMAFSFNVASVSGAGAVTVEKAGRQVKERRSFSVTGGMCPRCEGRGAVNDIDLTQLYDEKLSLNENPFTIPGYSMDGWFGRIFKGSGFFDPDKPIAKYSKKQLNDLLYKEPTKIKVDGINLTYEGIVPRIQKSMLSKDVDALQPHIRAFVERAVTFSVCPDCDGTRLSELARSSKIGKVNIADACAMQISDLAEWVRKLKEPSVAPLLANLVHTLDSFVEIGLGYLSLDRPAGTLSGGEAQRTKMIRHLGSSLTDVTYVFDEPTIGLHPHDIRRMNELLLRLRDKGNTVLVVEHKPETIAIADHVVDLGPGAGSEGGSVCFEGTVAGLRAGDTVTGRHFDDRASLKESVRSATGTLEIRGATEHNLREVDVDLPLGVLCVLTGVAGSGKSSLITGSVAGREGVVSVDQSPIRGSRRSNPATYTGLLEPIRKAFAKANGVKPALFSANSEGACPTCNGAGVVYTDLGMMAGVATVCEECEGKRFQASVLEYRFGGKDISEVLAMSVAAAEDFFGAGEAKLPAAHKILDRLADVGLGYLTLGQPLTTLSGGERQRLKLATRMGEKGSVYVLDEPTTGLHLADVRQLLGLLDRLVDSGHSVLVIEHHQAVMAHADWIVDLGPGAGHDGGRVVYEGTPADLVAARATLTGQHLAEYIGG, from the coding sequence ATGACCACCGCCCGCAAGAAGGATGCGCAGACCTCGGAACCGCACGCCGCCGACAGCCATGACCTGATCCGCGTGCTCGGTGCGCGCGTGAACAACCTCAAGGACGTCAGCGTCGAGATCCCGAAGCGGCGGCTCACGGTGTTCACCGGCGTCTCCGGCTCGGGCAAGAGCTCGCTCGTGTTCGGCACGGTCGCCGCGGAGTCGCAGCGGCTGATCAACGAGACCTACAGCGCGTTCGTGCAGGGGTTCATGCCGAACCTGGCCCGCCCCGAGGTGGACGTGCTCGACGGGCTGACCACCGCGATCATCGTCGACCAGCAGCGGATGGGCTCCGACCCGCGCTCCACGGTCGGCACCGCCACCGACGCCAACGCCATGCTGCGCATCCTGTTCAGCCGGCTCGGCAAGCCGCACATCGGTTCGCAGATGGCGTTCTCCTTCAACGTCGCCTCGGTCAGCGGGGCGGGCGCGGTCACCGTGGAGAAGGCCGGGCGGCAGGTGAAGGAACGCCGCAGCTTCAGCGTGACCGGCGGGATGTGCCCGCGCTGTGAGGGCCGCGGCGCGGTCAACGACATCGACCTGACCCAGCTCTACGACGAGAAACTCTCGCTCAACGAGAATCCCTTCACCATCCCCGGCTACAGCATGGACGGCTGGTTCGGCCGGATCTTCAAGGGTTCCGGCTTCTTCGACCCGGACAAGCCGATCGCCAAGTACTCCAAGAAGCAGCTGAACGACCTGCTGTACAAGGAACCGACCAAGATCAAGGTCGACGGCATCAACCTGACCTACGAGGGCATCGTCCCGCGGATCCAGAAATCGATGCTGTCCAAGGACGTCGATGCCCTGCAGCCGCACATCCGGGCGTTCGTGGAGCGCGCGGTCACGTTCAGCGTCTGCCCGGACTGCGACGGCACCCGGCTGAGCGAGCTGGCGCGCTCGTCGAAGATCGGAAAGGTCAACATCGCCGACGCCTGCGCGATGCAGATCAGCGACCTGGCCGAATGGGTGCGCAAGCTCAAGGAACCCTCGGTCGCGCCGCTGCTGGCGAACCTGGTGCACACGCTCGACTCGTTCGTCGAGATCGGGCTCGGTTACCTGAGCCTCGACCGTCCGGCGGGCACGCTGTCCGGCGGGGAAGCCCAGCGCACCAAGATGATCCGGCACCTCGGCTCGTCGCTGACCGACGTCACCTACGTGTTCGACGAGCCGACGATCGGCCTGCACCCGCACGACATCCGGCGGATGAACGAGCTGCTGCTGCGCTTGCGGGACAAGGGAAACACTGTGCTCGTGGTGGAGCACAAGCCGGAGACCATCGCGATCGCCGACCACGTCGTGGACCTCGGCCCCGGCGCCGGTTCCGAGGGTGGTTCGGTGTGCTTCGAGGGCACGGTGGCCGGGCTGCGGGCCGGCGACACCGTCACCGGGCGGCACTTCGACGACCGGGCCTCGCTCAAGGAGTCGGTGCGCTCGGCCACCGGGACGCTGGAAATCCGGGGCGCGACCGAGCACAACCTGCGCGAGGTCGACGTCGACCTCCCGCTCGGTGTGTTGTGCGTGCTGACCGGGGTCGCGGGTTCGGGCAAGAGTTCGCTGATCACCGGTTCGGTGGCCGGGCGCGAGGGCGTGGTGTCGGTCGACCAGAGCCCGATCCGCGGGTCGCGGCGCAGCAATCCGGCCACCTACACCGGACTGCTCGAGCCGATTCGCAAGGCGTTCGCCAAGGCCAACGGCGTGAAGCCGGCGTTGTTCAGCGCGAACTCCGAGGGCGCCTGCCCCACCTGCAACGGCGCCGGGGTGGTCTACACCGACCTGGGCATGATGGCCGGGGTGGCGACCGTGTGCGAGGAGTGCGAGGGCAAGCGGTTCCAGGCCTCGGTGCTGGAATACCGGTTCGGTGGCAAGGACATCAGCGAGGTGCTCGCGATGTCGGTCGCCGCGGCCGAGGACTTCTTCGGCGCCGGCGAGGCGAAACTGCCCGCCGCGCACAAGATCCTCGACCGGCTCGCCGACGTCGGGCTCGGCTACCTGACCCTCGGCCAGCCGCTGACCACGCTGTCCGGCGGGGAACGGCAGCGGCTCAAGCTGGCCACCCGGATGGGCGAGAAGGGCTCGGTCTACGTGCTGGACGAGCCGACCACCGGCCTGCACCTCGCCGACGTGCGGCAGTTGCTCGGCCTGCTGGACCGGCTGGTCGACTCCGGGCATTCGGTCCTCGTCATCGAGCACCACCAGGCGGTGATGGCGCACGCCGACTGGATCGTCGACCTCGGCCCCGGCGCCGGGCACGACGGCGGACGGGTCGTCTACGAGGGCACCCCGGCCGACCTCGTGGCCGCCCGCGCCACGCTGACCGGGCAACACCTGGCCGAATACATCGGCGGGTGA
- a CDS encoding class I adenylate-forming enzyme family protein encodes MPDNLTERLAEHVRAHGWDANVAFVADARDWTFAEVFAGAARVAGGYRAAGLRPGDRVLLALPDSMEMVWCLLGAWQAGLVALPVNVQMSRADLERDVQTAEPALAVTDPETAGWLDTAEDIRTTAAATLAEADPEPGFAPGGDASALGLFTSGTTGKPKLCFFRHRDLGGHRGPSEFPGPGTVGFSVSRMYFLGGMASSLFASLDTGQTSVLSRPRATPAVAVELMRRHHVTTFFSQPSFLARLLLEPGHEEVLRPLRQVMCAGEVMSARMRERLVPILGERLINAYGATEIGGIAVGRPADYHPSPSAIGPAFDGRPLRILDEQERELPAGESGHLHIRVPMASRGVARGSLGPDQVHDVWWPTGDLATIDENAVVHVHGRLDDVEVIGGQNVVPGEVELLLESHPRVLEAAVSAVRRPAGFTSLRAYLVATPAEETNPDALTVELLDLARDRLSFYKVPDDVVWLDALPRNGNGKILRRTLRAEGDQFV; translated from the coding sequence ATGCCTGACAATCTGACCGAGCGCCTGGCCGAGCACGTCCGCGCACATGGGTGGGACGCCAACGTCGCCTTCGTCGCCGATGCGCGGGACTGGACGTTCGCCGAGGTGTTCGCCGGGGCGGCGCGGGTCGCGGGTGGCTACCGGGCGGCCGGTCTGCGGCCTGGTGACCGGGTGCTGCTCGCCCTGCCCGACAGCATGGAGATGGTCTGGTGCCTGCTCGGCGCGTGGCAGGCAGGCCTGGTCGCGCTGCCGGTCAACGTCCAGATGAGCCGTGCGGACCTGGAACGGGACGTGCAGACCGCGGAACCGGCGCTGGCGGTGACCGATCCGGAGACCGCCGGCTGGCTCGACACGGCCGAGGACATCCGGACCACCGCGGCCGCAACGCTCGCCGAAGCCGATCCCGAACCCGGGTTCGCGCCCGGCGGTGACGCGAGCGCGCTGGGCCTGTTCACCTCCGGTACCACGGGGAAGCCGAAGCTGTGCTTCTTCCGCCACCGCGATCTCGGCGGACACCGTGGTCCCTCCGAGTTCCCTGGTCCGGGCACCGTCGGGTTTTCCGTGTCGCGAATGTACTTCCTCGGCGGAATGGCCTCGTCCCTGTTCGCCAGCCTGGACACCGGGCAGACCTCGGTGCTGTCCCGCCCGCGTGCCACGCCGGCCGTCGCGGTCGAGCTGATGCGCCGCCACCACGTGACGACGTTCTTCTCCCAGCCGAGTTTCCTGGCCCGGCTGCTGCTCGAGCCCGGGCACGAGGAGGTGCTGCGCCCGCTCCGGCAGGTGATGTGCGCCGGGGAGGTCATGTCCGCGCGGATGCGTGAGCGGCTGGTGCCGATCCTGGGTGAGCGGCTGATCAACGCCTACGGCGCGACCGAGATCGGCGGTATCGCGGTGGGCCGGCCGGCGGACTACCACCCGTCGCCGTCGGCGATCGGGCCCGCGTTCGACGGGCGGCCGCTGCGGATCCTCGACGAGCAAGAGCGTGAGCTGCCCGCCGGGGAGAGCGGGCACCTGCACATCCGGGTCCCGATGGCCTCGCGCGGTGTCGCCCGCGGCAGCCTCGGCCCGGACCAGGTGCACGACGTCTGGTGGCCGACCGGCGATCTGGCCACCATCGACGAGAACGCCGTCGTGCACGTCCACGGCCGGCTCGACGACGTCGAGGTGATCGGCGGGCAGAACGTGGTGCCGGGCGAGGTGGAGCTGCTGCTGGAAAGCCATCCGCGGGTGCTCGAGGCGGCCGTCAGCGCGGTGCGCCGTCCGGCGGGCTTCACCAGCCTGCGCGCCTACCTGGTGGCCACCCCGGCCGAGGAGACGAACCCCGATGCGCTGACCGTCGAACTGCTCGACCTCGCCCGTGACCGGCTGTCGTTCTACAAGGTGCCGGACGACGTGGTGTGGCTGGATGCCCTGCCCCGCAACGGAAACGGCAAGATCCTGCGCCGGACACTGCGGGCCGAGGGCGACCAGTTCGTCTAG
- a CDS encoding CGNR zinc finger domain-containing protein, with amino-acid sequence MTDEVLLLDLLNSTPVVDGQPRDDLADAAAGHRWLAEHGQPAGDREWHALLDVRSVLQEIVRGQGKPLRLKPFVAGVRYTAALEGEGVEWSLDLPEGRSAAARAALAWDALRVSSPGRLRPCANEECRLFLIDHSKPNRARWCSMAVCGNRMKARRHYQRTRTASAD; translated from the coding sequence ATGACGGACGAAGTACTGCTGCTCGATCTGCTGAACAGCACCCCCGTCGTGGACGGGCAGCCGCGTGACGACCTGGCCGATGCGGCGGCGGGTCACCGCTGGCTCGCCGAGCACGGGCAGCCGGCCGGCGACCGCGAGTGGCACGCGTTGCTCGACGTCCGCTCGGTCCTCCAGGAAATCGTGCGAGGACAGGGGAAACCGCTACGGCTCAAGCCTTTCGTCGCCGGCGTCCGCTACACCGCCGCACTGGAGGGGGAGGGCGTCGAGTGGTCGCTCGACCTGCCGGAGGGGCGGAGTGCGGCGGCGCGTGCGGCACTCGCCTGGGACGCGCTTCGTGTGTCCAGCCCCGGCCGCTTGCGTCCGTGCGCCAACGAGGAATGCCGGCTGTTCCTCATTGACCACAGCAAACCCAACCGAGCGCGCTGGTGCTCCATGGCCGTCTGCGGCAACCGGATGAAGGCCCGTCGGCACTACCAGCGCACCCGTACCGCTTCGGCGGACTGA